ACAATATGTTAATGTTTGGGGTTTACAAGACACTTAATGTAACAGGACATGCAGTATCTTTAATCTTTGCAATTATTGAAGGTTTGGTGGTTGgagaacagagaggaaaaggactGGAAGCTGCCATCCAAAGTGTTTCCAACGACCTTATTGGTGCTACATTGGGATATTAGTCCTGCCTCATTAAGAAAGGGATGAACCATGCTGTGCTGTCGTGGTTTGATGCTGGCTAAATGCTGGCACCCACGAAAAAACTCTTCAGCCATTCTCCTCTGCTATagctgagcagaggagggggaaagaaaagccagAGGGGCTCATGAGTTGAGGTAAGTATGGGAAAGAAATGCTTTAAGGGCAAAATAGGCTCAAACCtaaaaggtattaaaaaaaatcacttctgtggCTGGCTTATTCCCTCCTCATCAAAAAATCAAGCCAGGTAAAACCAACACACATGCATTCGTGTGTCAGTTCAAGAATAGCTGAAAGGTTGTGTGATTCTACTCATGAAGTGAGAGATCTTATTCTGCTACAGCATGTTAAACTAGTTGATTTTTAGAAACTGCTAATACAAATTGCTGTGGTCTctaaaatgaagatatttccCAGGTGATAAAATACTATGTCCTTGTATTAAATCACTTGATATAGTTTTGCTGCCAAAGATAAGGACCCTGTATAGCGCTCAAGTTGCTGTCAAGATAGAGAGAGGAATGTTTTTACATCCTGCTTCTGGAGTTCAGCTTAGTCTGGGGCTCACTTGCAGAGTAGTAGATGTTTGATCTGTGGTTTCTTGCTGGCAATATTCCTTGTACCTGCGCTGCTAAAGCTTACTTTGACATGGTCTTGTACAGTTTGAAATGGGAGGAAGAGGCTTGGCTTTTAAGCAGTGTATCACCAGTATGTTATGTGGGTAACACCTGTCTAAAAACTGTTGGTTTTCAGAGTTGTACAGATTCTTGCAACTTGTTGTGAGTGAAGGTGCACAGCCGCTGCTCTGTTTGCACCCGTGCAGGGTGAGCAGCCCAGTGACAGTGGTGACATGTGGCCTGGTCCTGGGGTTCTTCTCTCCTTTGTTCATCTGTctgactcaaaaaaaaaaaagcactgatcAGCTCCAGGTGGTGTGCTTACCTGCTGGGTGCAAacttctccctgctctgtgcttggTGGTGCCCCTGGTGCCCTCTCTCTTGTGCCCTGCGTGCTCAGAGAGACTCTGTCCCACAGAGTCAGGAACTGGCCGGGACCGCTGGGCACTGCTTCCATAAAAATAACAGGAACTTGGTTAGGAGCCAGAAGatctgttttctgttcattGCTCTGGTGGCCACAAAGTGTGATGTGAGTGTTTGGGGCTCTTTTCATTTTAGGTTTTATATTAAACAATTCTCTGAAGAGAGAGtgtataaatattatttttttgttccaCTGGCTCTGCATTTGTATGTTAGCTGAGCCACCCATTTCAAGACATGAAGAGTTGTCTCGTGTCTCATTTGGTAGACTAGcaatctttttccttcttttgtaaATCACCTCTGTAATgcctcttttcctcccctttgAGGAAGAAATCTGACACTCCCTGAAGagtgttttaaaaatcccaacatgaaaaaaactgcaaaatattcaTGTTCTGCATGGTTAAAGCAAACACTATGTTCTTGTGAGTCACAGATGTCAGGTTTGTTTAATCTTAATAAATCTATGCCACAACAACACTATTAAACAGgaagagggatggagggatgaagGAAGAGTTGTGCTGGGTTAGGAAGGATTCTTGGCCAAAATCTTGTTTAGTGGGGGTCTGGCGATGAGGGGGGCATGGACACAAACCTGAACACTTCCCACCCTGCCTTCAATAAGTACTTTAAGGGTTACATTTTGGGCATTGCCTTTCTAGTGCATGTTTCATTTTACTTGTATGTTTTATGATAAATTGCCGTTCCATGTTAAGTCATAAGAGTACTCATTTCCCACAGTATATTTGCTGGAGATAAAGTAAGTCTTTTTACATAGCACCCTGTTGGCAAACAGAAATAGCATTTACTCCAATGAGTGTTGCCAAGTATGAGGTACTTCCAAATGAACTTCAAAAGCTCTGAAACATGCATTAGctgctttttcaaaaatgtGAACAATGCCATTGCTTTCTAGCAAACAGAACTGCTGAGAAGAGGGATcggaaagaaaaaaataacaactggATGTGATAGATGTTGTAGTAGTGCTTGGGATCAGACAGAAGGCATGGCTCTCTGTCACTGCAGGATCTGGGGGCACCTCTTGTAACAGGACTTAAAGTATCTGCTCTGCACTTGAGGAGGAAACAATTTCTACCTGAGGAGCCTTAGCAAAGCACTTGGGAAGGAGTTCCTAGGAGCTGCACGCGGTTGGGAATCCTGACAGGAGTGAGCTGTGCTGATTCCAAGCCTGGTGAGGAATCTCCTTACCAGCACTCCTCTCTGGTGCTACCCCTCCTCTCTCAGTGAGGACAGAGATGAGCATACACATAAACCCGTAACGTGTGCCAGATTTTGGGGCAGAATGTGAGAGAAACAGGCAGACTGCTGTGTTTCAGCATGGCAGTAgagctggtggtgctgggtttcATGATGGCCTCTGGGTTTTGCCCACCTGAGAACAGGTGGTGTGGGGCCCTGGAGAAGCACCGAGCAGTGGTTCTGCTGCTGTCCCTTCAGTGTAGCTCTTCACAGCTCTGTGTTCCAGCACGCCCTGTCCGTGCTGTTCACGTGGTGCAAGCATCTGTCCAGCTCAACTCTGCTGTGCTTGTCATGTTCCAGGCCATTGTCCTGTTCTGTGTTTAGGTGTATGTACCTTCTAGGTTGAGATGAGAAACTGACCTGCTGAGACCTCAGAATTGTATGGCTTCTTCCTGTGTTTTGAACATTGCtttcaaaacacaaatgcagtttatcctggtgctgctcagttgttgtgtttttttgtttttttttttttttttttttgtgggcaGAATGATGAACTATTTTATGTCATAGAGAGATCCTCAAAATCAAGTATTTACATTTGCACTTGAAATGGAAGTCTTGCCTTTCACAGCTGTGAAGCTGCCTTTTATTGCTGAAATTTTCTATTGCTAAATAGCaattctgcttttgctgttaCTTGGAATAAGTGTAATTGGTCAATAAATAAGGAGTCTGCATAGTACCTAATCTAATACTTGCTACAGAGAGATTTTAGCATGTAAGAACCGAGTTGCTGGGATCAGTgttgcctgtgctgcagcataTGCTTTTTCTGAAACTCTAAATTAAAGGCCACTCTTTTACAAGACTATATTTTATCACTGGTAATGAGTTGCAACTGCATGCAGAAACCTCTGTAGAAAATGCAGAGTCTTGTGACAACTTGGGTGAATTTTTATTACTCCAAACCTTGtaagttaatttatttttcttggtttttacAGTTCCACCAAGTGAGAAGAGTGATGACCATCCTTTTCTTTACTATGGTTATCTCATACTTCACTTGCATGAAAGCTGCCCCAATGAAAGAAGCCAGTCTAAGAGGACAAGGCAGCTTGGCTTACCCAGGTCTTTGGACCCACGGGACTCTTGAGAGCATAAATGGGCCCAGTGCTGGTTCAAGGGGACTGACATCGTTGGCAGACACTTTTGAACACGTCATAGAGGAGCTTCTAGACGAGGAGCAGGACATCCAGCCCAGCGAGGGAAACAAGGATGCGGACTTGTACACATCCCGAGTCATGCTAAGCAGTCAAGTGCCTTTGGAACCCCCACTGCTCTTCCTGCTCGAGGAGTACAAAAACTACCTGGATGCTGCAAACATGTCCATGCGGGTCCGGCGCCACTCCGACCCGGCTCGCCGCGGGGAACTGAGCGTGTGTGACAGCACGAGCGagtgggtgacagcagcagagaaaaagactGCAGTGGACATGTCCGGGGCCACCGTCACCGTCCTGGAGAAAGTTCCAGTACCCAAAGGCCAGCTGAAGCAATACTTCTACGAGACCAAATGCAACCCCAAGGGGTACACAAaggagggctgcaggggcatAGACAAGAGGCACTGGAACTCGCAGTGCCGAACTACCCAGTCTTACGTGAGAGCTCTCACCATGGATAACAAAAAGAGAGTTGGCTGGCGCTTCATAAGGATAGACACTTCTTGTGTATGTACATTGACCATTAAAAGGGGAAGATAGTGGATTCGTGTTGTATAGATTATATTGAGACAAAATTATCtatttgtatatatacataACAGGGTAAATTATTcggtaaaaaataattttatggaCTGCATGTATGACTGAAGTTTATACAGTACAGTGGTTACACAATCTATTTATTGAACATATCCATGACCTGAAGGGGAACAATAGTCATTTGCGCACAagtttaaacaaacaaacaaaaaaaaaaaaaaaaaaaaaccaaaaaaaaaaaaaaaaaaaaaagaaaatcaagcgAACAAAAAAGTCTGCATTACATTCCTCCATAACATTGTGGTTTGTCGCCGTTGCCAAgaattgaaaatataaaaaatttaaaaaaaaaagaataaaattgcaTGCTGCTTCAATTGTGAATTAATGATAAACTGTcctctttcagaaaaataaattgaacCAAAACATTCTGTTTACATTTTAGACAGTAAGTATCTTTAGTCTGTTAGTATATATGTTTACTGCTTCT
This portion of the Vidua chalybeata isolate OUT-0048 chromosome 6, bVidCha1 merged haplotype, whole genome shotgun sequence genome encodes:
- the BDNF gene encoding brain-derived neurotrophic factor isoform X1, whose translation is MNAETKPRVTLTQSLPASLNNPSRTSIQLLLLSANSVCNSSNRYLVLNNRVLLPCATGFRLQAVTASSHGSREGIPDRVTGALSGVSALTLAHQNDLGCSLTCECHYKERPLIVLYCLLLLVFCQFHQVRRVMTILFFTMVISYFTCMKAAPMKEASLRGQGSLAYPGLWTHGTLESINGPSAGSRGLTSLADTFEHVIEELLDEEQDIQPSEGNKDADLYTSRVMLSSQVPLEPPLLFLLEEYKNYLDAANMSMRVRRHSDPARRGELSVCDSTSEWVTAAEKKTAVDMSGATVTVLEKVPVPKGQLKQYFYETKCNPKGYTKEGCRGIDKRHWNSQCRTTQSYVRALTMDNKKRVGWRFIRIDTSCVCTLTIKRGR
- the BDNF gene encoding brain-derived neurotrophic factor isoform X2, producing the protein MFHQVRRVMTILFFTMVISYFTCMKAAPMKEASLRGQGSLAYPGLWTHGTLESINGPSAGSRGLTSLADTFEHVIEELLDEEQDIQPSEGNKDADLYTSRVMLSSQVPLEPPLLFLLEEYKNYLDAANMSMRVRRHSDPARRGELSVCDSTSEWVTAAEKKTAVDMSGATVTVLEKVPVPKGQLKQYFYETKCNPKGYTKEGCRGIDKRHWNSQCRTTQSYVRALTMDNKKRVGWRFIRIDTSCVCTLTIKRGR
- the BDNF gene encoding brain-derived neurotrophic factor isoform X4, producing MTILFFTMVISYFTCMKAAPMKEASLRGQGSLAYPGLWTHGTLESINGPSAGSRGLTSLADTFEHVIEELLDEEQDIQPSEGNKDADLYTSRVMLSSQVPLEPPLLFLLEEYKNYLDAANMSMRVRRHSDPARRGELSVCDSTSEWVTAAEKKTAVDMSGATVTVLEKVPVPKGQLKQYFYETKCNPKGYTKEGCRGIDKRHWNSQCRTTQSYVRALTMDNKKRVGWRFIRIDTSCVCTLTIKRGR